In one window of Streptomyces sp. NBC_01224 DNA:
- a CDS encoding phosphotransferase family protein — MTIGDHAGLDTATRAWLMERALPGLSLSEVSPLPGGFTNDMRLVTTRQGERYVLRRYRPSGTRMHRNTCAVESAVLERTAPTVPVVDVVASDPYGNATGRPTLVYRFADGIPLGQALADEPTAAEAAELGGAVGGVLARIAAVRLPRPGPFHDATLVPAEAGDEAADLPGFVERCLATTGDGNALTSGEADALRGLAARTAHRVADVSGHSRLVHCDFNPKNVLVSRERGRWGVTAVLDWEQAFSGSPLYDIGNMLRFAHLYPPSFVDGFVSGYRHAGGLLPSDWRELSRTLDLFTLADILTAPPDADCFAGARTVLLHHLADEPGPAADRTG; from the coding sequence ATGACGATCGGTGACCATGCCGGCCTCGACACCGCGACCCGTGCGTGGCTGATGGAACGAGCGTTGCCCGGCCTGAGCCTGTCGGAGGTGAGCCCGTTGCCCGGCGGGTTCACCAATGACATGCGTCTGGTGACGACGCGACAGGGGGAGCGGTACGTTCTGCGTCGCTACCGACCCAGCGGGACCCGGATGCACCGCAACACCTGCGCCGTGGAGTCGGCCGTACTGGAGCGGACGGCGCCGACCGTTCCGGTGGTCGACGTCGTCGCGTCCGATCCGTACGGGAACGCTACAGGCAGGCCCACGCTGGTCTACCGGTTCGCCGACGGCATTCCCCTCGGACAGGCGCTCGCCGACGAGCCGACCGCAGCCGAAGCGGCCGAGCTCGGCGGCGCGGTGGGCGGGGTCCTCGCCCGGATCGCCGCGGTACGGCTGCCCAGGCCGGGCCCCTTCCACGACGCCACCCTCGTGCCGGCCGAGGCGGGCGACGAGGCGGCTGACCTGCCCGGTTTCGTCGAGCGATGCCTGGCCACCACCGGCGACGGCAACGCCTTGACGTCCGGCGAGGCCGACGCGTTGCGCGGGCTCGCCGCGCGGACCGCGCACCGGGTCGCCGACGTGAGCGGGCACAGCCGACTGGTCCACTGCGATTTCAACCCCAAGAACGTGCTGGTCTCACGGGAGCGTGGCCGATGGGGCGTGACGGCCGTGCTGGACTGGGAACAAGCGTTCAGTGGCTCGCCCCTCTACGACATCGGCAATATGCTGCGCTTCGCCCATCTGTATCCGCCCTCCTTCGTGGACGGGTTCGTGTCCGGCTACCGGCACGCGGGTGGTCTTCTGCCGAGCGACTGGCGTGAACTCAGCCGGACCTTGGATCTGTTCACCCTGGCGGACATCCTCACCGCGCCGCCCGACGCCGACTGTTTCGCCGGGGCACGGACGGTGCTGCTCCACCACTTGGCGGACGAACCGGGGCCGGCGGCGGACCGTACCGGCTGA
- a CDS encoding aspartate aminotransferase family protein, producing the protein MVDLTHAQELIYYPVSDYLMDHGEGIYLYDADGNQYIDCASGTFNLSLGYSHPEVVKAMRDQVERLVHATSTFQTKPVNDLVRRLVEVSPENLTKVHLKVSGGSTANEGAVKMAQISTGRRDVITLFRSHHGQTMMTTTMSGESFRKAPFPHLMPGVIQVPDPYCLRCFYRQTPDSCGLLCVERVNDFLDHASSGSVACVVVEPISGSGGNIVPPDGYLAALRTLCDERGIALIFDEIQTGIGRVGRMFAAEHYGVRPDILTTGKGLGGSGAQVAAIIADERMSGLSSDHHSFTYGGNILAAAAAATTLDIIGRPGFLENVRAVGAHIMDRLRGLATAHPSIVDVRGLGLMIGIEIGDEDGRPHSDRAQALARRGMEHGLILRTSRYGRGNVIKIRPPLVITRAEADLLCDRLDALFTTETA; encoded by the coding sequence ATGGTCGACTTGACGCACGCCCAAGAATTGATCTACTACCCGGTCAGCGACTACCTGATGGATCACGGTGAAGGGATCTATCTGTACGACGCGGACGGGAATCAATACATCGACTGCGCGTCCGGCACCTTCAATCTCAGCCTCGGCTACAGTCACCCCGAAGTGGTCAAGGCGATGCGCGACCAGGTCGAACGGCTGGTGCACGCGACGTCGACCTTCCAGACCAAGCCGGTCAACGACCTGGTACGACGCCTGGTCGAAGTCAGTCCCGAGAACCTCACCAAGGTGCACCTCAAGGTTTCGGGCGGGTCCACCGCCAACGAGGGCGCGGTCAAGATGGCCCAGATCAGCACCGGGCGGCGCGATGTCATCACCCTCTTCCGCAGCCATCACGGCCAGACCATGATGACGACCACCATGTCGGGTGAGTCCTTCCGCAAGGCACCCTTCCCGCATCTGATGCCCGGCGTGATCCAGGTCCCCGACCCCTACTGCCTGCGCTGCTTCTACCGGCAGACCCCCGACAGCTGTGGACTGCTCTGTGTCGAGCGAGTCAACGACTTCCTCGACCACGCCAGTTCGGGCAGCGTCGCCTGTGTCGTCGTGGAACCGATCTCGGGCAGCGGCGGGAACATAGTGCCGCCCGACGGATATCTCGCCGCGCTGCGCACCCTCTGCGACGAGCGGGGCATCGCGCTGATCTTCGACGAGATACAGACAGGCATCGGCCGGGTCGGCCGAATGTTCGCAGCCGAGCACTACGGCGTGCGCCCCGACATCCTGACCACCGGCAAGGGATTGGGCGGCTCCGGCGCGCAGGTCGCCGCCATCATCGCCGACGAGCGGATGTCCGGGCTCAGCAGCGACCACCACTCCTTCACCTACGGCGGCAACATCCTGGCGGCGGCAGCCGCAGCGACGACCCTCGACATCATCGGCCGCCCCGGCTTCCTGGAGAACGTACGAGCGGTGGGTGCACACATCATGGACCGGCTGCGGGGGCTCGCCACGGCCCACCCGTCCATCGTGGACGTGCGCGGCCTCGGTCTGATGATCGGCATCGAGATCGGTGACGAGGACGGCCGCCCCCACAGCGACCGGGCACAGGCCCTGGCGCGACGTGGGATGGAACACGGCCTGATCCTGCGGACCTCACGCTACGGCCGGGGCAACGTCATCAAGATCCGGCCGCCGCTCGTCATCACCCGAGCCGAAGCCGACCTGCTCTGCGACCGGCTCGACGCACTCTTCACCACGGAGACAGCATGA
- a CDS encoding LysE/ArgO family amino acid transporter translates to MIAVLVAGLLAGYGIAIPVGAVGTYLVGLTARTSLRTGACAALGVATADGLYAVVAVVGGSSLTHVLTPVMPLLRWASALVLIALAVRGGTAAIARYRGRRTVARIGTDPVSPARSYLMLLGMTMMNPATVIYFAALVLGSRTTADADHLERAVFVLAAFVASASWQLLLAGGGALLGRAVTSSRGQLVTALVSSVLITALAVRLL, encoded by the coding sequence ATGATCGCCGTCCTGGTCGCGGGACTTCTGGCCGGGTACGGCATTGCCATACCGGTGGGAGCGGTCGGGACCTACCTGGTGGGCCTCACCGCCCGGACGTCCCTGAGGACGGGGGCCTGTGCGGCACTGGGTGTCGCAACCGCCGACGGTCTCTACGCGGTCGTCGCGGTGGTGGGGGGGTCCTCGCTCACGCATGTGCTCACGCCGGTCATGCCGCTGCTGCGGTGGGCGTCGGCACTGGTGCTGATCGCGCTGGCGGTCCGCGGCGGCACGGCGGCGATCGCGCGGTACCGGGGACGGCGGACAGTGGCCCGGATCGGGACGGACCCTGTCAGTCCGGCACGGTCCTACCTGATGCTGCTCGGGATGACCATGATGAACCCCGCCACTGTCATCTACTTCGCGGCGCTCGTGCTCGGCAGCCGCACCACCGCCGACGCCGACCACCTGGAGCGGGCGGTGTTCGTACTGGCCGCCTTCGTGGCGTCGGCCAGTTGGCAGCTGCTGCTCGCCGGTGGGGGAGCGCTGCTCGGCCGGGCGGTGACGAGCAGCCGCGGGCAGCTCGTCACCGCTCTGGTCTCCAGCGTCCTCATCACGGCACTCGCCGTCCGGCTGCTGTGA
- a CDS encoding dioxygenase family protein — protein sequence MRPPSGEGIPEAGDGKLTLTPTVRCNGTPPTPEQKEGPFYKPDTPHKPDFRGDVEGGTPLLLHGSIVTPEGKPVGGALLDFWQVGDEGVYDEEGFRLRGHLFADSDGNWRLETVLPAVYPGRTRHVHVKVQPPGGEVLTTMLYFPDERRNHLDKYFRPECLMDVRRTVDGWDAAFTFVLDI from the coding sequence TTGCGCCCCCCTTCCGGGGAAGGGATTCCGGAAGCCGGCGACGGGAAGCTGACGCTGACGCCAACGGTCAGATGCAATGGAACCCCGCCCACCCCGGAGCAGAAGGAAGGGCCGTTCTACAAGCCCGACACCCCGCACAAGCCGGACTTCAGAGGCGATGTGGAGGGCGGCACGCCCCTGCTGCTCCACGGCAGCATCGTCACCCCCGAAGGCAAGCCCGTCGGTGGCGCACTCCTCGACTTCTGGCAGGTCGGGGACGAGGGCGTCTACGACGAGGAGGGGTTTCGGCTCAGGGGTCACCTGTTCGCCGACAGCGACGGGAACTGGCGGCTGGAGACGGTGCTGCCCGCCGTGTACCCGGGCCGCACGCGCCACGTGCACGTCAAGGTGCAGCCCCCTGGCGGTGAGGTACTGACCACGATGCTGTACTTCCCGGACGAACGGCGCAATCACCTGGACAAGTATTTCCGGCCGGAGTGTCTGATGGATGTCCGTCGGACCGTGGACGGCTGGGATGCCGCGTTCACCTTCGTGCTGGACATCTGA
- a CDS encoding acyl-CoA synthetase, with protein sequence MNRPPNGFWAQAAADPGRTVLIAPDGESWTAGRLHAAANRLVRGLRAAGLRQGDAFAVVLPNGVEFFTAYLAASQAGFYLVPVNHHFVGPEIAWIVADSGAKVLIAHERFAQAATAAADEAGLPAGHRYAVGAVDGFRPYAELLEGQSDAPPEARTLGWVMNYTSGTTGRPRGIRRPRPGKLPEESHLGGFLGIFGIKPFGGNVHLVCSPLYHTAVLQFAGASLHIGHPLVVMDKWTPEEMLRLIDTHRCTHTHMVPTQFHRLLALPDEVKRGYDVTAMRHAIHGAAPCPDHVKRAMIDWWGRCVEEYYAASEGGGAFATAEDWLKKPGTVGRAWPISELAVFDDDGNRLPPGELGTVYMKMNTGGFSYHKDETKTRKNRIGDFFTVGDLGILDEDGYLFLRDRKIDMIISGGVNIYPAEIESVLLSHPAVADVAVFGIPHPDWGEEVKAVVEPAGTHGAGEALAAEILRHCEHHLAGYKRPRSIDFIEEMPRDPNGKLYKRRLRDPYWEGHERAL encoded by the coding sequence ATGAACCGGCCGCCCAACGGCTTCTGGGCCCAGGCCGCCGCCGATCCCGGCCGTACGGTTCTGATCGCACCCGACGGCGAGAGCTGGACGGCGGGCCGGCTGCACGCTGCAGCCAACCGCCTGGTCCGGGGACTGCGCGCGGCCGGACTCCGACAGGGCGACGCCTTCGCGGTCGTCCTGCCCAACGGTGTCGAGTTCTTCACCGCCTACCTCGCCGCCTCCCAGGCCGGCTTCTATCTCGTACCCGTCAACCACCACTTCGTCGGCCCCGAGATCGCCTGGATCGTCGCCGACTCCGGAGCCAAGGTGCTCATCGCCCACGAACGGTTCGCCCAGGCGGCGACCGCGGCCGCTGACGAGGCCGGGCTTCCGGCCGGCCACCGCTATGCCGTAGGCGCGGTCGACGGCTTCCGCCCGTACGCCGAACTGCTCGAAGGGCAGTCCGACGCACCCCCCGAGGCCCGGACCCTCGGCTGGGTCATGAACTACACCTCGGGTACCACCGGCCGCCCGCGCGGCATCCGCCGTCCGCGCCCCGGAAAGCTCCCCGAGGAGAGCCACCTCGGCGGATTCCTCGGCATCTTCGGCATCAAACCCTTCGGCGGCAACGTCCATCTCGTCTGCTCGCCGCTCTACCACACGGCCGTCCTCCAGTTCGCGGGAGCGTCCTTGCACATCGGGCACCCGCTGGTCGTGATGGACAAGTGGACGCCCGAAGAGATGCTGCGCCTCATCGACACCCACCGCTGCACCCACACGCACATGGTCCCGACCCAGTTCCACCGCCTCCTCGCCCTCCCCGACGAGGTGAAGCGGGGATACGACGTCACGGCCATGCGCCACGCCATCCACGGCGCAGCACCCTGCCCCGACCACGTCAAACGGGCCATGATCGACTGGTGGGGGCGGTGCGTCGAGGAGTACTACGCGGCCAGCGAGGGCGGCGGCGCATTCGCCACCGCCGAGGACTGGCTGAAGAAACCGGGCACGGTCGGCAGGGCCTGGCCGATCAGTGAACTCGCCGTCTTCGACGACGACGGCAACCGCCTGCCGCCCGGCGAGCTCGGCACCGTCTACATGAAGATGAACACCGGCGGCTTCAGCTACCACAAGGACGAGACCAAGACGAGGAAGAACCGCATCGGCGACTTCTTCACCGTCGGAGACCTCGGCATCCTCGACGAGGACGGCTACCTCTTCCTCCGCGACCGCAAGATCGACATGATCATCTCCGGTGGTGTCAACATCTACCCCGCCGAGATCGAAAGTGTCCTCCTCAGCCACCCCGCGGTCGCCGACGTGGCCGTCTTCGGCATTCCGCATCCCGACTGGGGCGAGGAGGTCAAGGCGGTCGTCGAACCGGCCGGGACACACGGGGCGGGCGAAGCGCTGGCCGCCGAGATCCTGCGCCACTGCGAACACCATCTGGCCGGGTACAAGCGCCCCAGGAGTATCGATTTCATCGAGGAGATGCCCCGCGATCCCAACGGCAAGCTGTACAAGAGGCGGCTGCGCGATCCGTACTGGGAGGGCCACGAGCGGGCGTTGTGA
- a CDS encoding zinc-dependent alcohol dehydrogenase, whose protein sequence is MRALVYLGPGSVELQERPAPRIGADDDVVVRIVGTGICGTDRKILLGRFPARPGVVLGHESVGLVQEVGAGVRSLAVGDRVVVNPTLYCGWCAPCVRGATNFCRNKAGTEVGVDRDGTYADGVVLPERFVRRVPDGMPFRSAVLIEPLACVLNNVQAADLTVDDTVAVLGAGPIGVLVALVAARTARCVIVAETDDYRLSAARDLFEHVVDVSRTDAAEALAKASGGDRPGVVFDTTGSGLEDALRLIDDGGRVVLMGFDDSYSMPLRPLRLTNRGIRLIGAGDFRGDTFPVAVDLAGGLGLERLVTHEFPLEAYEDALGALGGVGRDGMGSRYDAMKVVIRSDAGPAGADGWPAGA, encoded by the coding sequence GTGCGCGCACTTGTCTACCTGGGGCCCGGGTCCGTCGAGTTGCAAGAGCGTCCGGCGCCACGCATCGGCGCTGACGACGACGTAGTGGTGAGGATTGTCGGCACCGGGATCTGCGGGACCGACCGCAAGATTCTCCTCGGTCGCTTCCCGGCAAGGCCGGGTGTGGTGCTCGGCCATGAGTCGGTCGGTCTGGTCCAGGAGGTGGGTGCCGGGGTGCGGTCGCTCGCCGTCGGGGACCGAGTGGTGGTCAACCCGACGCTGTACTGCGGTTGGTGTGCGCCGTGTGTGCGCGGGGCGACGAACTTCTGCCGGAACAAGGCGGGGACGGAGGTCGGTGTGGACCGTGACGGGACATACGCCGACGGCGTGGTGCTGCCGGAGCGGTTCGTGCGACGCGTTCCCGACGGGATGCCCTTCCGTAGCGCGGTACTCATCGAACCGCTCGCCTGCGTCCTCAACAACGTCCAAGCGGCCGATCTGACGGTCGATGACACCGTGGCAGTACTGGGCGCGGGACCGATCGGCGTGCTCGTCGCACTGGTCGCCGCCCGGACGGCGCGTTGCGTCATCGTGGCCGAGACGGACGATTACCGGCTCTCCGCAGCGCGCGACTTGTTCGAGCATGTGGTGGACGTGTCCCGAACGGACGCGGCCGAGGCCCTTGCGAAGGCGTCCGGAGGCGATCGGCCCGGCGTCGTGTTCGACACCACAGGGAGCGGTCTGGAGGATGCCCTGCGCCTGATCGACGACGGCGGCCGGGTCGTCCTCATGGGCTTCGACGACAGCTACAGCATGCCGCTGCGGCCGCTCCGGCTGACCAATCGCGGGATCCGGCTGATCGGTGCCGGTGACTTCCGGGGGGACACCTTCCCCGTGGCCGTCGACCTGGCGGGCGGTCTGGGACTGGAACGCCTGGTGACGCACGAGTTCCCACTGGAGGCGTACGAGGACGCGCTCGGCGCGCTGGGCGGGGTCGGCCGCGACGGGATGGGCAGTCGGTACGACGCCATGAAGGTTGTCATCCGCTCCGACGCCGGCCCGGCCGGCGCGGACGGCTGGCCGGCGGGCGCGTGA
- a CDS encoding serine hydrolase, translated as MTEDAAGRGISRRRLGGGMLALGGALALAPIPFAERASAMESGAGSSGMHAGIGTSTASGQARPTLRRGSAARAGLLQGPLDQLVVDAEKFLSNSPKHPWYAGAVLLAGRGGTVALHRPIGKAVRYAAYDEKTDTGVEFPPDQQIAMAEDTVFDLASVSKLFTSILAVQQIERGTLELEAKVASYLPDFAGGGKQDITIRQLLTHTSGFRAWIPLYKAPTREGKLELLWNEVPANPPGTVYLYSDLNLISLQLVLEKITGRTEDVLLREQITAPLGMHRTRYNPPASWRPKIAATEDARLPWSGLDRGLVWGEVHDENAYSLDGVAGHAGVFSCAWDLAILARTLLNGGIYGRARILSAESVDLLFTDFNTAFPGDAHGLGFELYQHWYMGAMATPRTAGHTGFTGTSLVLDPTTDSFLIVLGNSVHPVRSWRSGSAPRVATANQMARAVAVRPARGRTAWFSGLASAADATLTLPALRLASSRARLSSALWWDTEPGSDFLFLEVSADAGSTWQAVPFTTVPMAGQHHPEPEPHPTGSISGWSGRVWHRLDADLAAWRGKEVRLRWRYATDQLYVGRGVYVDAVRVEDGNRTVFDESRPGDAAGIKALGWTASAD; from the coding sequence ATGACCGAGGACGCGGCCGGCAGAGGGATCAGCCGACGCAGGCTGGGCGGTGGGATGCTGGCCCTGGGCGGAGCACTCGCCCTGGCGCCGATTCCGTTCGCGGAACGGGCGTCGGCCATGGAGTCGGGGGCGGGGTCGTCAGGTATGCACGCAGGGATCGGGACGAGCACGGCATCCGGGCAGGCCCGGCCGACGCTGCGGCGCGGATCCGCTGCCCGTGCCGGGTTGTTGCAGGGGCCTTTGGACCAATTGGTTGTCGATGCGGAGAAGTTCCTCTCCAACTCCCCCAAGCACCCCTGGTACGCGGGTGCGGTGCTACTCGCCGGGCGGGGTGGCACGGTGGCACTGCACCGCCCGATCGGCAAGGCCGTCCGCTACGCGGCGTACGACGAGAAGACCGACACAGGGGTGGAGTTCCCGCCCGACCAGCAGATCGCCATGGCCGAGGACACGGTCTTCGACCTGGCTTCGGTGTCGAAGCTGTTCACCTCGATCCTGGCCGTGCAGCAGATCGAGCGCGGAACTCTGGAGCTGGAGGCGAAGGTTGCCTCGTATCTGCCCGACTTCGCCGGTGGCGGCAAGCAGGACATCACGATCCGTCAGCTGCTCACGCATACGTCGGGCTTCCGTGCCTGGATTCCGCTGTACAAGGCACCTACGCGGGAGGGGAAGCTGGAGCTGCTCTGGAACGAGGTGCCTGCCAACCCGCCCGGCACGGTCTACCTCTACTCCGACCTCAATCTGATCTCGCTGCAACTGGTCCTGGAGAAGATCACCGGCCGCACCGAGGATGTCCTGCTCCGTGAGCAGATCACTGCTCCGCTCGGTATGCACCGCACTCGGTACAACCCGCCGGCCTCCTGGAGGCCGAAGATCGCCGCAACCGAGGATGCCCGGCTCCCCTGGTCCGGTCTCGACCGCGGGCTGGTCTGGGGCGAGGTGCACGACGAGAACGCGTACAGTCTGGACGGCGTGGCGGGCCACGCCGGAGTGTTCTCCTGCGCCTGGGATCTCGCGATCCTCGCCCGTACGCTGCTCAACGGCGGGATCTACGGCCGCGCGAGGATTCTCTCCGCGGAATCGGTGGACCTGCTGTTCACGGACTTCAACACCGCGTTTCCCGGCGATGCGCACGGACTCGGCTTCGAGCTCTACCAGCACTGGTACATGGGGGCTATGGCAACGCCTCGTACCGCAGGCCACACCGGTTTCACCGGCACCAGTCTGGTCCTGGACCCCACGACCGACTCGTTCCTGATCGTCCTCGGCAACTCGGTGCATCCGGTGCGCAGTTGGCGCTCCGGCAGCGCGCCGCGCGTCGCCACCGCCAACCAGATGGCGCGCGCCGTCGCGGTCCGTCCCGCCCGGGGGCGTACGGCGTGGTTCTCCGGACTGGCGAGCGCCGCCGACGCCACGCTCACGCTGCCCGCGCTGCGTCTCGCGTCGTCGCGGGCCCGGCTGAGCTCGGCCCTCTGGTGGGACACCGAGCCCGGGTCCGATTTCCTCTTCCTTGAGGTGTCGGCGGACGCAGGGTCGACCTGGCAGGCGGTGCCGTTCACCACCGTACCGATGGCCGGTCAACACCACCCGGAGCCCGAACCGCATCCGACGGGCTCTATCTCCGGCTGGTCCGGCCGGGTCTGGCACCGTCTTGACGCGGACCTCGCCGCATGGCGCGGCAAGGAGGTGCGGCTGCGGTGGCGGTACGCCACGGATCAGCTGTACGTCGGGCGCGGGGTGTACGTGGACGCCGTCCGGGTCGAGGACGGCAATCGGACGGTCTTCGACGAGAGCCGGCCCGGGGATGCCGCGGGCATCAAGGCGCTGGGATGGACGGCTTCAGCGGACTGA
- a CDS encoding ROK family protein → MNGPRLGSIESGGTKFVCLVGSAPDRIEDEIRFPTGEPEPTLARAVAFFEEAAVKGPLDAVGIASFGPLELRRSHPGYGRLAATPKPGWSGVDVAGTIAAALRVPVAIDTDVNGAALGEGRWGAARGRDTYVYLTVGTGIGGGAVIGGRVINGLVHTEMGHLSVPRIPGDDFPGSCPFHADCWEGMAGGEAVAARWGRPAEELSGEVLRRALHMEAVYLASGLRDIIYTTAPERIVIGGGVAVLPGLFPLLRAELARSLAGYPGLPEHAADDFVVPAALGPLAGPAGGLVLAERAAEEARHPARDGTARPSADGSGADVPPLAAGTA, encoded by the coding sequence GTGAACGGGCCGCGGCTGGGCTCGATCGAGTCCGGCGGGACGAAGTTCGTGTGCCTGGTCGGATCGGCGCCCGACCGGATCGAGGACGAGATCCGCTTCCCCACAGGAGAGCCGGAACCGACGCTGGCCAGAGCAGTCGCCTTCTTCGAGGAGGCTGCGGTGAAGGGGCCGTTGGACGCCGTGGGCATCGCGTCGTTCGGCCCCCTCGAACTGCGCCGCTCGCATCCCGGCTACGGACGCCTTGCAGCGACGCCGAAGCCCGGGTGGTCCGGAGTGGACGTCGCGGGAACGATTGCCGCCGCGCTCCGTGTGCCGGTCGCCATCGATACCGATGTCAACGGCGCGGCGCTCGGCGAGGGCCGCTGGGGCGCCGCACGGGGCCGGGACACCTATGTGTACCTGACGGTGGGCACCGGCATCGGCGGCGGGGCGGTGATCGGGGGACGCGTCATCAACGGCCTGGTCCACACGGAGATGGGTCATCTCAGCGTCCCCCGGATACCGGGGGACGACTTCCCGGGGTCCTGCCCCTTCCACGCGGACTGCTGGGAAGGCATGGCGGGCGGCGAGGCCGTCGCCGCCCGCTGGGGACGACCGGCGGAGGAACTGAGTGGTGAAGTGCTCCGACGCGCCCTGCACATGGAGGCGGTCTACCTCGCCTCCGGGCTGCGCGACATCATCTACACCACCGCGCCCGAACGCATCGTGATCGGGGGCGGGGTGGCCGTACTGCCCGGCCTCTTCCCCCTGCTGCGGGCGGAACTCGCCCGGTCACTGGCCGGCTATCCGGGCCTGCCGGAGCATGCCGCCGACGACTTCGTGGTCCCTGCCGCCCTCGGCCCGCTCGCCGGACCGGCGGGAGGTCTGGTGCTGGCCGAGCGGGCCGCCGAGGAAGCACGGCACCCGGCCCGCGACGGGACGGCGCGACCGTCCGCGGACGGCTCGGGAGCAGACGTACCGCCGTTGGCGGCAGGGACCGCGTGA
- a CDS encoding NAD(P)H-dependent flavin oxidoreductase encodes METELSKKLGVEHAIFGFTPFPAVAAAITRAGGFGVLGAVRYTAPDDLARDLDWMQEHTDGRPYGLDVVMPAKKVEGVTEADVEAMIPDGHRQFVQDTLAKHGVPELAEGEASGWRITGWMEEVARNQLDVAFDYPIKLLANALGSPPADVVRRAHDQDVLVAALAGSARHARHHADAGIDIVVAQGYEAGGHTGEIASMVLVPDVVDAVGPLPVLAAGGIGSGEQIAAGLALGAQGVWLGSLWLTTEEADLHSRALTGKLLAAGSGDTVRSRALTGKPARQLRTEWTDAWDDPSGPGTLPMPLQGLLVAEAVSRIQKYETGALLGTPVGQIVGRMNSERSVQAVFDDLTRGFERAVDRINRIAGRSAS; translated from the coding sequence ATGGAGACGGAGCTGAGCAAGAAACTGGGAGTCGAGCACGCCATCTTCGGCTTCACGCCGTTCCCCGCGGTGGCCGCGGCCATCACCCGGGCCGGCGGATTCGGCGTACTCGGCGCGGTCCGCTACACCGCCCCCGACGACCTCGCACGTGACCTGGACTGGATGCAGGAGCACACCGACGGCAGGCCGTACGGTCTTGACGTCGTCATGCCCGCGAAGAAGGTGGAGGGGGTGACCGAGGCCGACGTGGAGGCGATGATCCCGGACGGACACCGCCAGTTCGTCCAGGACACCCTGGCCAAACACGGCGTACCGGAACTCGCCGAGGGCGAGGCGTCCGGCTGGCGCATCACCGGATGGATGGAGGAAGTCGCCCGCAACCAGCTCGACGTCGCCTTCGACTACCCCATCAAACTCCTCGCCAACGCCCTCGGGTCGCCGCCCGCCGACGTCGTCCGACGCGCCCACGACCAGGATGTTCTCGTCGCCGCGCTCGCCGGAAGTGCCAGACACGCCCGCCACCACGCGGACGCGGGCATCGACATCGTCGTCGCCCAGGGGTACGAGGCGGGCGGCCACACCGGTGAGATCGCCTCCATGGTCCTGGTCCCGGACGTGGTCGACGCCGTGGGGCCGCTCCCCGTCCTCGCCGCCGGCGGCATCGGCAGCGGAGAGCAGATCGCCGCCGGACTCGCCCTGGGCGCCCAGGGCGTGTGGCTCGGTTCCCTCTGGCTGACCACGGAAGAGGCGGACCTCCACTCCCGCGCACTGACCGGCAAACTCCTTGCCGCGGGCTCCGGCGACACCGTCCGCTCCCGCGCGCTCACCGGCAAACCCGCACGCCAGCTCCGTACTGAATGGACCGACGCCTGGGACGACCCGTCGGGTCCCGGCACCCTGCCCATGCCGCTCCAGGGGCTGCTGGTCGCCGAAGCCGTCTCGCGTATTCAGAAGTACGAGACCGGTGCGCTGCTCGGCACCCCCGTCGGTCAGATCGTCGGCCGGATGAACAGCGAACGCAGCGTTCAGGCCGTCTTCGACGATCTGACCCGCGGCTTCGAGCGCGCCGTGGACCGGATCAACCGCATCGCTGGACGGAGCGCCTCATGA